The Dehalococcoidia bacterium nucleotide sequence GGATGGGACTGGATAGAGGAAGCGGTCCAGGGTCTACCTTCCCGTCATGCGGCATACTCAGACTGAAACGGTATTATCTGTCGAATCCACTTGTTCCTGCAACGCTTCGCGAGTTAGGATCCGGCGCTCCATGATGCCTCGCCAAAGCTCTTCTGAACTCGTAGATTCGGATGATTCCTCAAATTCGACGCGAGATGCGAGTACGTCACGGTACTTTCTATCACTCATCGTGCCCTTGTCTGCGTTGCACATTGAACAGGTCAACTGAAGATTATTGAAGTCATTAGTACCAAAGGAGTCCACGGGCGTCTTATGGTCAATCTCCCAATATTCCCCGCTCTCAGCATAGCTGCATCTCAGTGGATGAGTCCGCTCTAGTAAGTAACAGCCACAGTACACACACCTTCCTCCATCTCGCCTAAAGACTAGCAATCGTCTTCTCAAAGAGACCCTGCGCTGCCTCTTTCGATAGCGTCGATGGCACTCCCAACAGCGGCTGTTGACGACGCTCTCCCTTTCGCAATCAACACACTTCATCAGATGCGATTCTCTTCCAGACCACTATTTTCAACAGCCCGCGACTCCTTGCTGAATCAGTATACGTTGATAGCACACACGTTCCAAGACGGGAGTTCCCGTATCTCATTGTGGCAGTGAGTCAGCATGCATGAAGGATGCTATGAAGCCACTGGGTTCACCTCACGAGGCAGGCCGTGAGTTAGGGAGGTTCTTTTATGTCCTGTTACAATACTCGGGTATCCATGAATCGCAACCGACATCGCATATTTCTCCTCAATGACAGTCAAGTCACAGACTCTCTTCGGCTCTATTGTGCTACCAGTACCTAGAGCGACCCCCCTAACTTGACCCCCACCACCCCTGACGAGCCCGCCCGCCTCTGGACGCGCGACTTCGTTCTCAACCTGCTTGTTGCTCACTGCATCTTCGCGTCGTACACGGCGATGTTTACGCTCATCCCGCTGTACGTCATCGAGCGCGGCGGCGCAGACTGGCAGCTTGGGATAATCGTCGGCTCGTTCGGCGTTGTCGGGCTGGTGGTCCGGCCGTTCGCCGGGCAGTGGGTGTACAGCATCGGCGCCAAGCGGGTCGCGTTTGGCGGGATCGCCGTCATGGGGGTCGCGACGGTGCTTCACATACTCGCCGTCGACGTGTGGCTGATAGTGCCAGCGAGAGTGCTACAGGGAGTCGGACTTGCGTTGTGCCCGGTGGCGACCTCCACGATCGTCGCCAACCTCGCGCCCGGACACA carries:
- a CDS encoding HNH endonuclease yields the protein MLVFRRDGGRCVYCGCYLLERTHPLRCSYAESGEYWEIDHKTPVDSFGTNDFNNLQLTCSMCNADKGTMSDRKYRDVLASRVEFEESSESTSSEELWRGIMERRILTREALQEQVDSTDNTVSV